CCACACGGCCGCCGCCTACCACCCGGGTACGCCAGAGGCCCTCCGCTGGCTCGCCCTCGCCGACCGGCTGCCGCCGCACCGGGTCAACTCCCAAGGCGCGCTTGCCGAATGGGCCTGGCCGGGCCTCGACGACACCTACGACCACCGGCACCTCAGCCACCTCTACGGTGTCTGGCCCCTCGACGAGATCAACCCCTACGACACCCCGCACCTCGCCGCAGCCGCGCAGCGCGCGCTCCAACTCCGGGGCGCCGAGAACGACTCCGCGCACGGGCACCTCCACCACGCGCTCGTCGCCGCCCGCCTCCGCGACGGCGAGCGGGTCGCGCATGCCCTCGGGCAGGTGCTCGACGGTGACTTCTTCCACGCCTCGTTCATGAGCGCGCACTACCCGAACCGCGACGTCTACAACGCGGACGCCGCGCACACCCTGCCCGGTGTGGTCGTCGAGGCGCTCGTGCAGTCGACCCCGGACCGGCTGGTCCTGCTGCCCGCGCTACCGGCGGCGTATCCGCACGGTCAACTCACCGGCGTACGCACGAGGTTCGGGGCGGAGGTCGATCTGAGCTGGACGCCCCACTCCGCCACGGCCCTGATCCGGCCGTCCCGAACCCACCGCGTCGAACTCCGGACTTCCTCCGGCACGGAGCCGCTCGACCTCGTCGCCGGAGAAGACCGCGTCCTCACCCTGGGGGCGCGGTAGCCACTCGCACCTCCCCCCACCCATGGAAGGGACACCATGGCAACACGCAAGCAGGGCCGCGTACTTACGGCCGTTCTCGCCCCCGCACTCGCGCTCGGAGCCACCGTCGCGCTCGCGTCGGCCCCCGCCTCCGCCGCCGTCTGGAGCTCCTGCGACCAGTGGGGCACCACGACTCTGAACGGCTACACGCTCTACAACGACATCTGGGGCTCCGGCGCCGGCAGCCAGTGCATCTGGGCCAACTCCGGTACCAACTGGGGCGTCAACGCCAACCACCCCAACACCGGTGGTATCAAGGCCTATCCGAACGCCAAGAAGGTGATCAACAAGTCGATCACCTCGCTCGGTTCGCTGTCCAGCAGCTACAACGTCTCGGTCCCGTCGTCCGGCGCGTACAACACGTCGTACGACATCTGGGACACCAACTACGACTACGAGATCATGCTCTGGATGAACAAGACCGGAGCCGTCGGCCCGCTCGGCACCTCGCAGGGCACCCTCACGCTGGGCGGTCACACCTGGACCGTCTACAAGGGCAACAACGGCGCCAACGACGTGTTCTCGTTCGTGCGCACCTCGAACTCCAGCTCCGGCACGGTCAACGTCCTGTCGATCCTCAAGTGGATCAAGGACACCAAGGGCTGGTTCGGCAACGTGACCATCGGGGACCTGCAGTTCGGGTTCGAGATCACGTCCTCGTCCGGCGGGCTCGACTTCACCACCAACAGCGAGAGCGTCACCAGTAGTTGACCCGCATGTAGGTCAGTCAGCCGCCCGGTCCTCGTACTCCGCGAGGGCCGGGCGGTGCCACGACGAGGGCAGAGACCCAGCAGCCGAGCGCGGTCAGCACGAGGCCGAACACCGCAGGATTCACGTACCCGGGAACGGTGTCGGCGACGTAACTCCCGCCGTCCGACGTCTCGCAGACGAACCGGAGCGGAACGAAGTCCACCGAGTAGTCGGTGACGCTCTGGGCCTTCTTGTCGTACTGCCAGCCGGTCGTACGGCAGGGCCGCAGCGGCGACGAGTCGGTGCCGCCGTCCTCCGCCTCCAGCAGCGCGCCGAGGACGTGCAGCAGACCCCAGAGATACAGGGCGAACGCGGCGAGGCCCGCAACGATGGCGAGCTTGCGTAACACCATCGAAGGAGTCCAGCAGAACAAGATCGGTACGGCTGTGACGGAGGCCACAGTTCCGCGCAACGGAAGCGTCACGGGCGCCCGCCCCCACCGGGCGCCCCGACCCCTACTCCGTCACCGGCAACGCCGCCCCGTCCCGCAGGAACAGCGGAATCCGGTCCAGCGGCGCGTCGACCGTGACCGCCGTACCGCCCTCGTACGTCTCGCCCGTCCACGCGTCCGTCCACCACGCGCCCGCCGGGAGGTACGCCGTACGGACCGTGGCGCCCGCCGTCAGCACCGGCGCGACCAGCAGGTCCGGGCCGAAGAGATACGCGTCGTCGACCGACCAGGTCGCCGGGTCCCCGGGGAATTCGAGGAACAGCGGCCGCATCACCGGCAGCCCCTCCGTGTGCGCGGCGCGCATCACGTCGAGGACGTACGGCTTCAGTCGCTCGCGCAGCCGCAGGTACTTCTCCAGGATCGGCAGGGCCCGATCGCCGTACGACCAGACCTCGTTGGGGCCGCCGGTCATGTCGGGGCCGAGCGGCATGCCCGGGTCGCGGAAGCCGTGCAGCCGCATCAGCGGGGACAGCGCGCCGAACTGGAACCAGCGGACCATGACTTCCTGGTACGCCGGGTCGTCCGGGTCGCCGCCGTGGAAGCCGCCGATGTCCGTGTTCCACCAAGGGATGCCGGACAGCGCGGTGTTGAGGCCCGCGGCGATCTGGCGGCGCAGTGTCGGGAAGTCGGTGCCGATGTCACCCGACCAGAGCGCGGCGCCGTGGCGCTGACTGCCCGCCCACGCCGAGCGGTTGAGGGTGATGACCTCGTCGTCGCCGGCGCCTTCGGCGCGCAACCCCTCCGCGAACGTACGGGAGTTCTCGGCCGGGTAGAGGTTGCCGACCTCCAGTCCCGGGCCCGCCCAGTACCGCAGGTTCTCCTGGAAGCCCGGCTTCAGCTCGGGCTCGCAGGCGTCCAGCCAGAAGGCCGTAATGCCGTACGGCACAAGGTAGTTGTCGCGGATCTTCGACCACAGGAAGTCTCGGGCCTCGGGGTTCGTCGCGTCGTAGAACGCCACCTGGACCGTCGACGCGACCCCCTTGTCCGGCCAGTCGGCGTGGGCCATCGGGCCGTACTGGGTGCCGATGAGGTAGCCGCGCTGTTCCAGGGCGGAGTGGTTCTCGCTCAGGGGTGACACCGACGGCCAGACGCTCACCACCAACTTCACGCCCAGCTCGTCGAGTTCGCGGACCATGGCCGCCGGGTCGGGCCACTCGGCCGGGTCGAACTTCCAGTCGCCGAGGTGCGTCCAGTGGAAGAAGTCGCAGACGATCGCGGAGAGGGGGAGTTCGCGGCGCTTGTACTCCCGTGCCACGGCGAGGAGTTCGGCCTGGGTGCGGTAGCGCAGCTTGCACTGCCAGAAGCCCGCCGCCCACTTGGGGAGCATCGGCGTACGGCCCGTCACCGCGCTGTAGCGGCGCTGGCCGTCGGCCGGGTCGCCCGCGGTGATCCAGTAGTCGATCTGCCGGGCCGAATCCGCCACCCAGCGCGTGCCGTTGCCGGCCAGCTCCACGCGGCCGATCGCCGGGTTGTTCCACAGCAGGGTGTAGCCCCGGCTGGAGACGAGCACCGGGATGCCGACCTCGGCGTTGCGCTGCACCAGGTCGAGGACCAGCCCCTTCTGGTCCAACTTCCCGTGCTGGTGCTGTCCGAGGCCGTACAGCTTCTCGTCCTCGTACGCGGCGAAGCGCTGCTCCAGGCGGTGATGGCCGTTGCCGACCGCCGTGTAGAGGCGCGAGCCGGGCCACCAGAAGTGGGCGCGGGCCTCGGCGAGGAGCTCGCTGGAGTCGTCGGTGCACAGGAAGCGGACCAGGCCCTCGGCGTCGACCTCGACGGTCAAGTCGCCGACGGTCAGGGTCCCTTGACCGTCCTCGATCTTGACGCTCGCCTCGGTGGCCGGTGCCTCGTCCAGGAGCGCGCCCGGCAGCCCGTCGAGCAGTGGGCCGCCGAGCCGGGCCCTGACCCGTACCGCGTCCGGCCCCCACGGTTCGATCCGCAGGGTCTCCTGACGGCCGCTCCACTCCAGCGCGCCGTCCCGCTCACGGAACGTTCCGATGGTGGGGGAGGACTGCGCGAGGCTGACCTCGGACTGGATTTCGGCATGCTGATTCACGAGGAGTGCTCCTGGAGGAAAGCAGAACAGGGGGTAACCGCACAAACACGTGGAGCGTGGTTGGTCAAGAAGCCGACGGTGCCGGTCCCGTGCTCGCCCGCATCGTCAACTCCGGTGTGATCAGCACGACTTCGTCGCTGCCGTGGCCGTCCAGCTTGGCCACCAGGTGCTCCACGGCGTAACGGCCCATCTCCTGCGCGGGGATGGCGACGGACGTCAGCCGCACCGAGGCCTGGGTGGCGACCTGGTCGGGGCAGACCGCGACCACCGACACGTCCTCCGGCACGGCCCGGCCCTGCTGGCGCAGCAGGGCGAGCAGCGGCTCGACCGCCGACTCGTTCTGCACGACGAAGCCCGTGGTGCCGGGGCGCTCGTCGAAGATCCGGGCCAGGGTCGTCGTCATCGCGTCGTACCCGCCCTCGCACGGCCGGTGCAGCACGCGCAGGCCCAACTCCCGTGCGCGGGACCGGAGTCCGTCGAGGGTGCGCTCGGCGAAACCGGTGTGCCGCTCGTAGACCGCGGGGGCCTCGCCGATGACAGCGATGTCGTGGTGGCCGAGCTTGGCGAGGTGTTCCACGCACAGCGCGCCGGTCGCCCCGAAGTCGAGGTCGACGCAGGTCAGTCCGGTGGTGTCGGCGGGGAGGCCGATGAGTACCGAGGGTTGGTCGGTGCCGCGCAGCAACGGCAGCCGCTCGTCGTCGAGTTCGACGTCCATCAGGATCATCGCGTCGGCGAGGCCGCTGCCGGTGACCCGGCGCACCGCGTCGGGACCCTCCTCGCCGGTGAGCAGCAGCACGTCGTAGCCGTGCAGGCGGGCGGTGGTCGCCACGGCGATGGCGATCTCCATCATCACCGGCACGTACATGTCGGTGCGCAGCGGCACCATCAGCGCGATGATGTTCGACCTGCTGCTGGCGAGGGCGCGGGCGCCCGCGTTCGGGTGGTAGCCCAGCTCGCGGATGCTCTGCTCGACCCGCTGCCGGGTGGCTCCGGAGATGGACCGCTTGCCGCTGAGGACATAGCTCACCGTGCTCGCCGAGACTCCGGCGTGCTGGGCGACCTCGGCGAGGGTGACCATCCAGCTCTCCAAGCTTTGTGAAGCGCTTCGACAGTGCGCGTTGCTGACAAGGGCGGGTGAGGGTGGTTCGACATTAGCTTCAGGCGGTGTGGGTGTCCATAGGTTGTCGAAGCGCTTCGACACTTTCT
The nucleotide sequence above comes from Streptomyces sp. N50. Encoded proteins:
- a CDS encoding glycoside hydrolase family 12 protein gives rise to the protein MATRKQGRVLTAVLAPALALGATVALASAPASAAVWSSCDQWGTTTLNGYTLYNDIWGSGAGSQCIWANSGTNWGVNANHPNTGGIKAYPNAKKVINKSITSLGSLSSSYNVSVPSSGAYNTSYDIWDTNYDYEIMLWMNKTGAVGPLGTSQGTLTLGGHTWTVYKGNNGANDVFSFVRTSNSSSGTVNVLSILKWIKDTKGWFGNVTIGDLQFGFEITSSSGGLDFTTNSESVTSS
- a CDS encoding TIM-barrel domain-containing protein: MNQHAEIQSEVSLAQSSPTIGTFRERDGALEWSGRQETLRIEPWGPDAVRVRARLGGPLLDGLPGALLDEAPATEASVKIEDGQGTLTVGDLTVEVDAEGLVRFLCTDDSSELLAEARAHFWWPGSRLYTAVGNGHHRLEQRFAAYEDEKLYGLGQHQHGKLDQKGLVLDLVQRNAEVGIPVLVSSRGYTLLWNNPAIGRVELAGNGTRWVADSARQIDYWITAGDPADGQRRYSAVTGRTPMLPKWAAGFWQCKLRYRTQAELLAVAREYKRRELPLSAIVCDFFHWTHLGDWKFDPAEWPDPAAMVRELDELGVKLVVSVWPSVSPLSENHSALEQRGYLIGTQYGPMAHADWPDKGVASTVQVAFYDATNPEARDFLWSKIRDNYLVPYGITAFWLDACEPELKPGFQENLRYWAGPGLEVGNLYPAENSRTFAEGLRAEGAGDDEVITLNRSAWAGSQRHGAALWSGDIGTDFPTLRRQIAAGLNTALSGIPWWNTDIGGFHGGDPDDPAYQEVMVRWFQFGALSPLMRLHGFRDPGMPLGPDMTGGPNEVWSYGDRALPILEKYLRLRERLKPYVLDVMRAAHTEGLPVMRPLFLEFPGDPATWSVDDAYLFGPDLLVAPVLTAGATVRTAYLPAGAWWTDAWTGETYEGGTAVTVDAPLDRIPLFLRDGAALPVTE
- a CDS encoding LacI family DNA-binding transcriptional regulator, with translation MVTLAEVAQHAGVSASTVSYVLSGKRSISGATRQRVEQSIRELGYHPNAGARALASSRSNIIALMVPLRTDMYVPVMMEIAIAVATTARLHGYDVLLLTGEEGPDAVRRVTGSGLADAMILMDVELDDERLPLLRGTDQPSVLIGLPADTTGLTCVDLDFGATGALCVEHLAKLGHHDIAVIGEAPAVYERHTGFAERTLDGLRSRARELGLRVLHRPCEGGYDAMTTTLARIFDERPGTTGFVVQNESAVEPLLALLRQQGRAVPEDVSVVAVCPDQVATQASVRLTSVAIPAQEMGRYAVEHLVAKLDGHGSDEVVLITPELTMRASTGPAPSAS